A window of the Planctomycetaceae bacterium genome harbors these coding sequences:
- the nadA gene encoding quinolinate synthase NadA codes for MSLPVVTDSPVPFEDPLDLMDEIDALKKEKDATVLAHFYVDGEIQDIADFTGDSLKLARDATRVNTSTIVFAGVHFMGESAKIMNPEKRILIPDMLAGCSLADSCQPDNLAAFQEQLRAQGRDFQTVAYINTSAAVKSLCDWIVTSGNAREIIERVPDDKEILFVPDQHLGRYLSEVTGRKMILWPGSCMVHEIFSIQDLIRAKRNNPAAQVLAHPECPQNILEITDFIGGTEKIRQYVMSLEEPMTFLIATEAAMIHPLQKSAPQHTYIPVPGIMASSGETCACNRCPHMARNTLQKVRDCLRDGNPEIIWQDYFAKARDVLDRSLLQ; via the coding sequence ATGTCTTTGCCCGTCGTAACGGATTCACCGGTCCCTTTCGAGGACCCACTCGATCTGATGGACGAAATCGACGCCCTGAAGAAAGAAAAAGACGCCACTGTACTCGCACATTTCTATGTCGATGGAGAAATTCAGGATATCGCTGACTTTACCGGTGACAGCCTGAAACTGGCCAGAGACGCCACCAGAGTCAATACATCGACCATCGTCTTTGCGGGGGTTCATTTCATGGGTGAATCGGCAAAGATCATGAATCCTGAAAAGCGTATCCTGATTCCCGACATGCTGGCCGGCTGCTCGCTGGCGGACAGTTGCCAGCCAGACAACCTTGCAGCATTTCAGGAGCAGCTGCGAGCTCAGGGGCGAGACTTTCAGACTGTGGCATACATCAATACTTCAGCGGCCGTCAAAAGTCTTTGCGACTGGATTGTCACCAGTGGCAATGCTCGAGAGATCATTGAACGGGTCCCTGACGATAAGGAAATTCTGTTTGTCCCCGATCAGCATCTCGGCCGATATCTGAGCGAAGTCACCGGCAGGAAGATGATTCTCTGGCCGGGATCGTGCATGGTTCATGAGATCTTCAGCATTCAGGATCTTATCCGAGCCAAGCGAAATAATCCGGCAGCGCAAGTTCTCGCTCATCCGGAGTGCCCTCAGAATATTCTGGAGATTACGGATTTCATTGGTGGCACGGAAAAAATTCGCCAGTACGTAATGTCTCTCGAAGAACCAATGACATTCCTGATTGCGACAGAAGCGGCCATGATTCATCCGTTGCAGAAATCTGCGCCGCAACACACCTATATTCCTGTTCCGGGAATCATGGCGTCATCCGGTGAGACCTGCGCTTGTAATCGATGCCCCCACATGGCTCGGAACACACTGCAGAAAGTCAGAGACTGCCTCCGGGATGGAAATCCCGAGATCATCTGGCAGGATTACTTTGCGAAGGCACGCGATGTTCTCGATCGCAGTCTGCTTCAGTAG
- a CDS encoding ferredoxin family protein, with product MAHVVAEPCFNCKYTDCVVVCPVECFYEGEAILFIHPDECIDCEACVPECPVEAIFHEDNLPEQWADYKGLNAEMAPQCPGINEQKTSMAESHGQCAHTPKK from the coding sequence ATGGCTCACGTTGTGGCAGAACCTTGCTTCAACTGCAAGTACACCGACTGCGTAGTTGTGTGTCCGGTCGAGTGTTTCTACGAAGGCGAAGCAATCCTTTTCATTCATCCAGATGAATGCATCGATTGTGAAGCATGTGTTCCAGAGTGCCCCGTGGAAGCAATTTTCCACGAAGATAACCTGCCCGAACAGTGGGCAGACTACAAGGGACTGAATGCCGAAATGGCTCCTCAATGCCCGGGCATCAACGAACAAAAGACATCAATGGCTGAATCTCACGGCCAGTGTGCCCACACT
- a CDS encoding sigma-70 family RNA polymerase sigma factor, whose product MPLTDTDRKLLSELLAGRSNAWKVFVDRFTGLVLQVIQQTAQSHSIKLSEHDVEDLCADTYAELLSRDMASLRSFRGRCSFATYLAVIVRRIVVRQMTHYRYRQAMGHVNAHRAAIDLAGDSSDVRQLEARDEVESLMSSLPQEQQTLLSLHFLQHRSYREIATLLKKPLNSIGPMLSRLREAMQSQSPRPTR is encoded by the coding sequence GTGCCACTCACTGATACCGATCGCAAACTTCTGAGCGAACTGCTGGCTGGCCGCAGCAATGCGTGGAAGGTGTTCGTTGATCGTTTCACGGGGTTGGTGCTTCAGGTCATCCAGCAGACCGCACAATCCCACAGCATAAAGCTGAGTGAGCATGATGTTGAAGACCTCTGTGCGGACACCTATGCCGAATTGCTCTCCCGAGACATGGCGTCATTGAGAAGTTTTCGTGGACGGTGTTCATTCGCGACCTATCTGGCCGTCATTGTACGGCGGATCGTGGTGCGACAGATGACTCACTACCGATACCGGCAGGCAATGGGACACGTAAATGCTCATCGGGCTGCAATCGATCTTGCGGGAGATTCCTCTGATGTGCGGCAACTGGAAGCGAGAGACGAAGTGGAATCTCTGATGTCCTCACTTCCTCAGGAACAACAGACGCTGCTGAGTCTGCATTTTCTGCAACATCGATCCTACAGGGAAATTGCCACGTTGCTGAAGAAACCGTTGAATTCTATCGGCCCAATGTTGAGCCGGCTGCGTGAAGCGATGCAGTCCCAGTCCCCACGCCCTACACGATAG